A DNA window from Pedomonas mirosovicensis contains the following coding sequences:
- a CDS encoding GNAT family N-acetyltransferase, giving the protein MASAQPAEITVLLNAEAMANAGLASITALTEAATNATFYRDDLTPEEIAANRRVVSICAPTCEAAAQNPHQHLAIAFIDGQPGGYVIATRHGENDLELDWLMVHPRHHGSGLSALLMRLGIEWLGPENPMWLNVLRHNERAIHFYRKFGFEIDPTVTTHHVIPHWVMRRPAGLPLG; this is encoded by the coding sequence ATGGCATCCGCGCAGCCGGCCGAAATCACGGTTCTTTTGAATGCCGAGGCTATGGCCAACGCGGGCCTCGCCAGCATCACCGCGCTCACCGAAGCCGCCACCAACGCCACCTTCTACCGCGATGACCTGACCCCGGAAGAGATCGCCGCCAACCGGCGCGTCGTTTCCATTTGCGCTCCCACCTGCGAGGCCGCCGCGCAAAACCCGCACCAGCACCTTGCGATCGCCTTCATCGACGGGCAGCCCGGCGGCTACGTCATCGCCACCCGCCACGGCGAGAACGACCTGGAGCTGGACTGGCTGATGGTCCACCCCCGCCACCACGGCAGCGGCCTGTCCGCCCTGCTCATGCGCCTCGGCATCGAATGGCTCGGCCCGGAAAATCCGATGTGGCTCAACGTCCTGCGCCACAACGAACGCGCCATCCATTTTTACCGGAAATTCGGCTTCGAGATCGACCCCACCGTCACCACCCACCACGTGATACCGCACTGGGTGATGCGCCGCCCGGCCGGCCTGCCGCTGGGGTGA
- a CDS encoding hemerythrin domain-containing protein yields MPTHITGGSPDMTRTTAAATGDKVADATDLLQRDHRQVESWFHACESLSDQQQKAELIQKICMALKVHTQIEEEIFYPRFRAETDEQGLVQEAIDEHAEVKRLIAEVEQRQAQGQDCTEQLREMQQCVMHHVKEEEGEMFPKARNTDIDLFALGGELATRRSELMQQMTVQRNQGQLDSGSNI; encoded by the coding sequence ATGCCGACACATATAACTGGCGGCTCGCCAGACATGACACGGACCACGGCTGCGGCGACGGGCGACAAGGTGGCGGACGCCACCGACCTGTTGCAGCGGGATCACCGGCAGGTCGAGAGTTGGTTCCACGCCTGCGAATCCCTGAGCGACCAGCAGCAGAAGGCCGAGCTGATCCAGAAGATCTGCATGGCCCTGAAGGTTCATACCCAGATCGAGGAAGAGATTTTCTACCCCCGCTTCCGCGCCGAGACGGACGAGCAGGGATTGGTGCAGGAGGCGATCGACGAGCACGCCGAGGTCAAGCGCCTGATCGCTGAGGTCGAGCAGCGCCAGGCTCAGGGTCAGGATTGTACCGAGCAGCTTCGGGAGATGCAGCAGTGCGTGATGCATCACGTCAAGGAAGAAGAGGGGGAGATGTTCCCCAAGGCGCGCAACACCGACATTGACCTGTTCGCGCTGGGTGGCGAACTGGCGACGCGCCGGTCGGAGCTGATGCAGCAAATGACGGTGCAGCGGAACCAGGGCCAGCTCGATTCAGGCAGCAATATCTAG
- a CDS encoding DUF2243 domain-containing protein, with product MAREDRWGGGGGPASDAARQLDWAGGTLGFALGGFFDGILLHQILQWHHVLSGLGGPMWRSLRVQVLADGLFHAVMYGIALVGLWLLWRSRRAAPESGGKRFGGAFLIGFGLWHVVDAVINHWLLGLHHIRMNAESVLFWDMAFFLLGLVVLAAGTAIWRTGRAGGSGPGVSTKGKSSGRTAFMLGLAVVLAGAWALRPNPDGLVTAVFPAGASDAALRAIAEADGRLVWLDAQGGVAVFALPEGARGGWQLYRAGALFVSGTVSPPGCFAFARPPA from the coding sequence ATGGCGCGGGAGGACCGGTGGGGAGGCGGCGGCGGGCCCGCCAGCGATGCGGCCCGTCAGCTGGACTGGGCTGGAGGCACGCTTGGCTTCGCGCTGGGCGGGTTCTTCGACGGTATCCTGCTCCACCAGATCCTCCAGTGGCATCACGTGCTGAGTGGTCTCGGCGGGCCCATGTGGCGCAGCCTGCGCGTGCAGGTGCTGGCCGATGGCCTGTTCCATGCCGTGATGTACGGGATTGCGCTCGTTGGCCTGTGGCTGCTGTGGCGCAGCCGTCGCGCCGCGCCGGAGAGCGGCGGCAAACGGTTCGGCGGCGCGTTCCTGATCGGCTTTGGCCTGTGGCACGTGGTGGATGCCGTCATCAACCACTGGCTGCTGGGCCTGCACCATATCCGCATGAATGCCGAGTCCGTTCTGTTCTGGGACATGGCCTTCTTCCTGCTGGGGCTCGTCGTATTGGCCGCTGGAACGGCGATCTGGCGGACGGGCCGTGCGGGCGGCAGCGGGCCGGGCGTCTCGACCAAAGGCAAGTCTTCCGGGCGCACAGCCTTCATGCTGGGCTTGGCGGTGGTGCTGGCGGGCGCGTGGGCGCTGCGCCCGAACCCGGACGGGCTGGTGACGGCGGTGTTTCCCGCAGGCGCCTCAGACGCGGCGCTGCGGGCGATTGCCGAGGCCGATGGCCGCCTGGTCTGGCTCGACGCGCAAGGCGGCGTTGCCGTGTTCGCCTTGCCGGAGGGCGCGCGCGGAGGCTGGCAGCTCTACCGCGCGGGCGCGCTGTTCGTCAGCGGCACCGTATCTCCTCCCGGCTGCTTTGCCTTTGCGCGGCCCCCGGCCTGA
- a CDS encoding response regulator transcription factor, whose product MASKSSLSLNRSPALAGESGLAGLAPFLAPGLITKLSPRLVTATVRLVPEAPPPPAHDLTPRELDVLRGVAGGHSNKVIARQLLLTPETVKWHLKNIMRKLKVNSRHAAVACARQHGFLPD is encoded by the coding sequence ATGGCGTCTAAGTCGTCGCTCAGCCTGAACCGCTCGCCCGCTCTTGCCGGCGAGTCCGGACTCGCGGGTCTGGCGCCCTTCCTGGCGCCGGGCCTTATCACCAAGCTATCGCCGCGTCTCGTGACGGCAACGGTCAGGCTCGTACCGGAGGCGCCACCGCCCCCGGCGCACGACCTGACGCCGCGCGAACTGGATGTGCTGCGCGGCGTGGCCGGGGGCCATTCCAACAAGGTCATCGCGCGTCAGCTCCTCCTGACGCCCGAAACCGTGAAGTGGCACCTGAAAAACATCATGCGGAAACTGAAGGTGAACAGCCGGCACGCTGCTGTTGCCTGCGCTCGCCAGCACGGCTTTCTGCCGGACTGA
- a CDS encoding acyl-CoA dehydrogenase family protein — translation MNLKFSPEDEAFRQEVRAFIAENYPEVLRGAESTEELSKEEVLSWHRVLAKKGWIAPNWPKEYGGTGWTPVQRYIWAEECAKADTIRVLPFGINMVGPVIYTFGTPEQKQRFLPPTLSGDIWWCQGYSEPGAGSDLASLRTQARREGDHYIVNGQKTWTTLAQHADWGFFLVRTDPAAKPQEGISFLLIDMKSPGVTVRPIITLGGEHEVNEVFLENVRVPVENRVYEENKGWTCAKFLLAHERTNIAGVAVSKRGIEKLKAIARKELSGGRPLVEDPFFARKITELEVDLMALEYTELRVLASESAGKGPGPESSLLKIKGTEIQQRLTELALEAVGHYGAPYFRGFPEAGDNQPIGPDYAHRAAPTYFNMRKTSIYGGSNEIQRNIIAKMVLGL, via the coding sequence ATGAATCTGAAATTCTCGCCGGAGGACGAAGCCTTCCGGCAGGAGGTGCGGGCCTTCATTGCGGAGAACTACCCGGAGGTTCTGCGCGGCGCGGAAAGCACCGAGGAGCTGAGCAAGGAAGAGGTGCTCTCCTGGCACCGGGTGCTGGCGAAGAAGGGCTGGATTGCGCCCAACTGGCCTAAGGAATACGGCGGCACGGGCTGGACGCCGGTGCAGCGTTACATCTGGGCGGAGGAGTGCGCGAAGGCCGATACCATCCGCGTCCTTCCCTTCGGCATCAACATGGTGGGGCCGGTCATCTACACCTTCGGCACGCCTGAGCAGAAGCAGCGCTTCCTGCCGCCCACCCTCTCGGGCGATATCTGGTGGTGCCAGGGCTATTCGGAGCCGGGCGCGGGGTCCGACCTCGCCTCGCTGCGTACCCAGGCAAGGCGGGAGGGCGACCATTACATCGTCAACGGCCAGAAGACCTGGACCACGCTTGCCCAGCACGCGGACTGGGGCTTCTTCCTCGTCCGCACCGACCCCGCCGCCAAGCCGCAGGAGGGGATCAGCTTCCTCCTCATCGACATGAAGTCGCCGGGCGTTACCGTGCGGCCCATCATCACGCTCGGCGGCGAGCACGAGGTGAACGAGGTGTTCCTCGAGAACGTGCGGGTACCGGTCGAGAACCGCGTTTACGAGGAGAACAAGGGCTGGACCTGCGCCAAATTCCTGCTGGCGCACGAGCGCACCAATATCGCCGGGGTCGCCGTCTCCAAGCGGGGTATCGAGAAGCTGAAGGCGATTGCCCGCAAGGAACTCTCCGGCGGGCGGCCGCTGGTGGAGGACCCGTTCTTCGCCCGCAAGATCACCGAGCTGGAGGTGGACCTGATGGCGCTGGAATATACCGAGCTGCGCGTGCTCGCCTCCGAGAGCGCAGGGAAGGGGCCGGGGCCGGAGTCCTCCCTCCTCAAGATCAAGGGCACGGAAATTCAGCAGCGGCTGACCGAACTGGCACTGGAAGCGGTGGGCCACTACGGCGCGCCCTATTTTCGGGGCTTCCCCGAGGCGGGCGACAACCAGCCCATCGGGCCGGACTACGCCCACCGCGCCGCGCCCACCTATTTCAACATGCGGAAAACCTCCATCTACGGCGGCTCCAATGAAATTCAGCGCAACATCATCGCCAAGATGGTGCTGGGGCTGTGA
- a CDS encoding acyl-CoA dehydrogenase family protein, whose product MDFNFTEEQAMLREQISRFLADRYDFEQRRRAVASPEGWRPDIWQAFAGELGLLGAAFPESLGGYGGGPVETMIVMEEFGKALVVEPYLGTVVIGGGFLKHSGWPQAKDLVAKIISGEARIAFAHAEPQGCFDTRFVATTARRRGETYVLDGHKAVVIGAPWATHLIVTARTASAPGEAEGLSVFLVEKNAPGITTTDYPTVDGLRASEIRFDAVEVPTGCLLGEEGRALPLIEQVIDEATAAACAEAVGCMQKLHEGTLDYARERRQFGTPIGKFQALQHRMVDMFIALEQSVSMSYMATMMLGAPATERARAVSAAKAFISRSAKFVGQSAIQIHGGMGMTDELAIGHYFKRATMIEGLFGTADHHLRRYEALQAA is encoded by the coding sequence ATGGATTTCAATTTCACCGAGGAACAGGCGATGCTGCGGGAGCAAATCTCCCGCTTCCTTGCGGACAGGTATGATTTCGAGCAGCGCCGCCGGGCGGTGGCCTCGCCGGAGGGCTGGCGGCCGGACATCTGGCAGGCCTTCGCCGGGGAACTGGGGCTCTTGGGCGCAGCCTTTCCCGAGAGCCTTGGCGGCTACGGCGGCGGGCCGGTCGAGACCATGATCGTCATGGAGGAGTTCGGCAAGGCGCTGGTGGTGGAGCCATACCTCGGCACGGTGGTCATCGGCGGCGGCTTCCTGAAACATTCCGGCTGGCCGCAGGCAAAAGACTTGGTTGCGAAAATCATCAGCGGCGAGGCGCGGATCGCCTTTGCCCATGCCGAGCCGCAGGGCTGCTTCGACACCCGTTTTGTCGCAACCACTGCCCGCCGGCGCGGCGAGACTTACGTGCTGGACGGCCACAAGGCGGTGGTGATCGGCGCGCCCTGGGCGACGCATCTGATCGTCACTGCCCGCACTGCTAGCGCGCCGGGGGAGGCGGAGGGGCTTTCCGTCTTCCTGGTGGAGAAAAATGCACCAGGCATCACGACTACCGACTACCCGACCGTCGATGGCCTGCGCGCTTCGGAAATTCGCTTTGATGCGGTCGAGGTGCCGACCGGTTGTTTGCTGGGCGAGGAGGGCAGGGCGCTGCCGCTCATCGAGCAGGTGATCGACGAGGCGACCGCCGCGGCGTGCGCCGAGGCGGTGGGCTGCATGCAGAAGCTGCACGAAGGCACGCTGGACTATGCCCGCGAGCGCCGCCAGTTCGGCACGCCCATCGGCAAGTTCCAGGCGCTTCAGCACCGTATGGTCGATATGTTCATCGCGCTCGAGCAGTCGGTTTCCATGAGCTACATGGCGACTATGATGCTGGGCGCGCCCGCCACGGAGCGCGCAAGGGCGGTCTCCGCCGCCAAGGCGTTCATCAGCCGCTCGGCAAAATTCGTTGGGCAGAGCGCCATCCAGATTCACGGCGGCATGGGCATGACCGACGAGCTGGCCATCGGCCATTATTTCAAGCGGGCGACCATGATCGAGGGATTGTTCGGCACGGCGGACCATCATCTGCGCCGCTACGAGGCATTGCAGGCCGCCTGA
- a CDS encoding DUF378 domain-containing protein, with the protein MKTLNLITLILTIIGGINWGLIALADFNLVSALFGTDTTLTNIVYALVGLSALYQLIPFVRAWQLGEVRAESAH; encoded by the coding sequence ATGAAGACGCTGAACCTCATCACGCTGATCCTCACGATCATCGGCGGCATCAACTGGGGCCTCATCGCCCTGGCGGATTTCAACCTGGTCTCCGCCCTGTTCGGAACTGACACGACATTGACGAACATCGTCTATGCGCTGGTGGGGCTGTCGGCCCTCTATCAGCTCATTCCGTTCGTGCGGGCCTGGCAGCTTGGAGAAGTACGGGCCGAGAGCGCTCACTGA